The proteins below are encoded in one region of Ferruginibacter lapsinanis:
- a CDS encoding tagaturonate reductase, with amino-acid sequence MILSRYTLKNIPSENVQKPDEAIFDLPEKVLQFGTGVLLRGLPDYFIDKANRKGVFNGRIVIVKSTSGGDAAAFEKQDSLYTLCVRGLENGKPVEENIINSSISRVLSAAEEWDKVLECAHNPNLQIVVSNTTEIGIELVNDDIRKHPPVSFPGKLLAFLFERYKAFDGSKQSGMVIVPTELISDNGKKLESIVIEQAHLNGLDASFIEWLETSNTFCNTLVDRIVPGKPAADAKAAIEKQLGYTDDLLIMSEVYRLWAIEGDEHVKSVLSFAQVDPGVAIVPSITKHKELKLRLLNGTHTLSCALAYLAGFNTVKAAMADKTVCGFVSDLMKKEIAPAIPYKIDAAEAEIFADSVLDRFANPNIEHQWLSIAGNYTQKIEMRVVALFGQYISVFNKVPELMTLGVAAYIQFMKAVKKDGNKYFGIANGSEYPITDDKAAYYFERQQLSDNELVVDVLGNTAYWGQDLNNLPGFTEAVQEQLNEIVTNGALAAIKNIQKSKILA; translated from the coding sequence ATGATACTTTCAAGATACACCTTAAAGAACATTCCATCAGAGAATGTACAGAAACCTGACGAAGCAATTTTCGATCTGCCTGAAAAAGTGCTCCAGTTTGGTACCGGCGTTTTATTACGTGGGTTACCCGACTATTTCATTGATAAGGCAAACCGCAAGGGTGTTTTTAATGGCAGGATAGTAATTGTGAAATCTACTTCAGGTGGAGATGCTGCTGCTTTTGAAAAACAAGACAGTTTGTATACGCTTTGTGTTCGTGGATTGGAAAATGGAAAACCTGTAGAAGAGAATATTATCAATTCATCCATCAGCAGAGTATTGTCTGCCGCTGAAGAGTGGGATAAAGTATTAGAGTGTGCACATAATCCTAACTTGCAGATCGTTGTTTCTAATACAACTGAAATTGGCATCGAACTGGTAAATGATGATATTCGTAAGCATCCTCCGGTTTCTTTCCCCGGAAAATTATTAGCCTTCTTATTTGAAAGATATAAAGCTTTTGATGGCAGCAAACAAAGCGGTATGGTGATAGTACCTACCGAATTGATCTCTGATAATGGTAAAAAACTTGAATCAATTGTTATTGAACAGGCGCATTTGAATGGGTTAGATGCTTCATTCATCGAATGGCTGGAAACATCTAATACATTTTGTAATACACTTGTTGACAGGATCGTTCCCGGTAAACCAGCAGCGGATGCTAAAGCAGCAATCGAAAAACAACTTGGATATACAGATGACCTGTTGATCATGAGTGAAGTGTATCGCTTATGGGCAATTGAAGGCGATGAACACGTGAAATCAGTGTTGTCATTTGCACAGGTAGATCCAGGAGTGGCTATTGTTCCAAGTATCACCAAACATAAAGAATTGAAATTGCGTTTATTGAACGGAACACATACGCTTAGTTGTGCATTGGCATACCTGGCTGGTTTTAATACCGTTAAGGCTGCAATGGCTGACAAAACGGTTTGCGGATTTGTATCTGACCTGATGAAAAAAGAAATTGCTCCGGCAATTCCTTACAAAATAGATGCGGCCGAAGCTGAAATATTTGCTGATAGTGTATTGGATCGTTTTGCCAATCCTAATATTGAACACCAATGGTTAAGTATTGCCGGAAACTATACACAAAAGATAGAAATGAGGGTAGTGGCTTTATTCGGACAATATATCAGTGTATTTAACAAAGTACCGGAACTAATGACATTAGGTGTTGCGGCATATATTCAATTCATGAAAGCCGTGAAAAAAGATGGTAATAAATATTTTGGTATTGCTAACGGAAGTGAATATCCTATAACTGATGACAAAGCTGCTTACTATTTTGAAAGACAACAATTGTCAGACAATGAATTGGTAGTTGACGTATTAGGGAATACAGCTTACTGGGGACAGGATCTAAACAACCTACCTGGCTTTACTGAAGCAGTGCAGGAGCAATTAAATGAAATAGTGACCAATGGTGCATTGGCCGCAATTAAAAATATCCAGAAAAGTAAAATTTTAGCTTAA
- a CDS encoding UxaA family hydrolase translates to MKQKVLKVNQGDNVIVALTDLKKGDVVEYNGNKYTLLEDVAAKHKFYEKDMKQGEAVTMYGVLVGKVQYDLAAGTRMSTDNLKHAADPYVFRPSHFTWTPPDVSKFAGRTFNGYHRTDGRVGTANYWLFIPTVFCENRNMDVIREALHNELGYAVTEKYKSYAHQLVEAFKKGEDINNLDLSPTIDVAKNRPFKNVDGIKFLNHQGGCGGIRQDAAVLSKLLASYADHPNVAGVTVLSLGCQNLQVGDFTADLKERNPKFDKPVYIYEQQQSQSEEQLISDAIKQTFLGLIEINKFERKPASLDKLVLGVKCGGSDGFSGISANPSVGYCSDLLVALGGKVLLAEFPELCGVEQELIDRTINEDAAKKFISLMKAYSDSALRVGSGFHMNPSPGNIKDGLITDAIKSAGAAKKGGTSPVVDVLDYTEPAVKPGLNLVCTPGNDVEATTGKAGSGATLILFTTGLGTPTGNPVCPVIKVSTNSNLTKRMNDIIDIDCGPVVEGDKTIEQMGEDILEYCIKAASGEVIPKAVLLNQDDFIPWKRGVSL, encoded by the coding sequence ATGAAACAAAAAGTTTTAAAAGTTAATCAGGGTGATAATGTTATTGTGGCATTAACAGACTTGAAAAAAGGGGATGTAGTTGAATATAACGGTAATAAATATACGCTATTGGAAGATGTGGCTGCTAAACATAAGTTTTATGAAAAAGACATGAAACAAGGTGAGGCGGTAACTATGTACGGCGTATTGGTCGGAAAGGTTCAGTATGACCTGGCAGCAGGCACACGTATGTCTACCGATAATTTAAAACATGCAGCAGATCCGTATGTTTTCCGTCCATCTCATTTTACATGGACTCCACCGGATGTATCAAAATTCGCAGGACGTACTTTTAACGGATATCACAGAACTGATGGAAGAGTAGGTACAGCCAACTATTGGTTGTTTATTCCTACGGTTTTTTGCGAAAACAGGAATATGGATGTGATCCGTGAGGCGCTGCACAATGAATTGGGCTATGCAGTAACCGAAAAATATAAATCATATGCTCATCAACTGGTAGAAGCTTTCAAAAAAGGTGAGGATATCAATAATCTTGATCTTTCACCTACAATTGATGTGGCAAAGAACAGACCTTTTAAAAATGTTGATGGTATCAAGTTTTTGAATCATCAGGGAGGCTGCGGAGGTATACGTCAGGATGCGGCAGTGTTGAGTAAGCTATTGGCTTCGTACGCTGATCATCCGAATGTTGCTGGTGTAACAGTATTAAGTTTAGGTTGTCAGAATTTACAAGTAGGTGATTTTACCGCAGACTTAAAAGAGCGCAATCCGAAATTTGATAAGCCTGTATATATTTATGAGCAACAACAATCTCAGAGCGAAGAACAATTAATTTCTGATGCTATCAAACAAACTTTTTTAGGGTTGATAGAGATCAATAAATTTGAGCGTAAACCTGCATCATTAGATAAATTGGTATTGGGTGTAAAATGCGGTGGCAGCGATGGATTTAGTGGTATATCTGCAAATCCGTCGGTTGGCTATTGCTCTGATCTTTTAGTGGCATTAGGAGGTAAAGTGTTATTGGCAGAATTTCCGGAATTATGTGGTGTAGAACAGGAGTTGATCGATAGAACGATCAATGAAGATGCTGCAAAAAAATTCATTTCTTTAATGAAAGCATATAGTGACTCCGCACTTAGAGTAGGATCTGGTTTTCATATGAATCCATCTCCTGGAAATATTAAAGACGGCTTAATAACTGATGCGATCAAAAGTGCAGGCGCTGCCAAAAAAGGCGGTACTTCCCCGGTAGTAGATGTGTTAGATTATACAGAGCCTGCAGTAAAACCAGGGTTGAATTTAGTATGTACGCCGGGTAATGACGTGGAAGCAACTACAGGTAAAGCAGGTAGTGGTGCTACATTGATCTTATTTACTACAGGATTAGGAACGCCTACAGGAAATCCTGTATGTCCCGTTATAAAAGTATCTACCAATAGTAACTTAACTAAACGCATGAATGATATCATCGATATTGATTGCGGACCGGTAGTTGAAGGTGATAAAACCATTGAGCAAATGGGGGAAGATATTCTGGAGTATTGTATAAAAGCAGCAAGCGGGGAAGTAATTCCAAAAGCTGTTTTATTAAATCAGGATGATTTCATTCCATGGAAAAGAGGCGTGAGTTTATAA